One Mercenaria mercenaria strain notata chromosome 12, MADL_Memer_1, whole genome shotgun sequence DNA segment encodes these proteins:
- the LOC128547569 gene encoding DDRGK domain-containing protein 1-like: MLPVSKGPQSTAAQITNLQHTAAQITSPQPTAAPTTSTNDVKETVTLTCEGEPEPKRAKLDAEESKRQYEMIAKVVEDSNKQLVSAIETNSRAIGGVDKTLGQFLEVLQKMNRTMERMGEEQRREHERRLEESQRREKAEATKRSDERDNRKETSKKNEGKENRVLKSTVKKGGNQLTQIKYK, encoded by the coding sequence atgttacCTGTTAGCAAAGGTCCTCAGTCTACTGCAGCACAGATCACTAATCTGCAACATACAGCAGCACAGATCACTAGTCCTCAACCTACGGCGGCTCCAACCACTAGCACTAATGATGTCAAAGAAACTGTTACTTTAACTTGTGAGGGAGAACCAGAGCCAAAAAGGGCGAAACTTGACGCAGAGGAAAGTAAAAGACAGTATGAAATGATTGCTAAAGTTGTGGAGGATAGCAATAAACAGCTAGTTTCTGCTATAGAAACCAACAGTAGAGCAATCGGAGGGGTTGATAAAACACTTGGACAGTTTCTAGAGGTATTGCAGAAGATGAATAGGACAATGGAGAGGATGGGTGAGGAGCAGAGGCGGGAGCACGAACGTAGATTGGAGGAGAGTCAGAGGCGAGAGAAAGCGGAAGCAACAAAAAGAAGCGACGAGAGAGACAACAGAAAGGAAACTTCCAAGAAGAATGAGGGAAAAGAGAACAGAGTGTTAAAATCCACTGTAAAAAAAGGTGGAAATCAGTTAACACAGATAAAATATAAGTAA
- the LOC128547129 gene encoding uncharacterized protein LOC128547129 encodes MERHVYFVLLLVVTVHQVRGDHHHHHHHHDCHDHDCDLVNAAIENIGMYFDRHLCHTFKHVQCANHILPSDEQVCASDGHTYDNHCRFAKARCRVVIHGTYVNHMLTNPLTIARYGPCVTSSFSSKTSTTQSTSGSPTMTAISSGSGSISKQTLVPTQPSATTSTLSAFTTSSTAMSVQSILGSVFCQYKGSVDCGQNLSVVCGSDGKFYPNMCELLKEQCVDPMLREDTDVTHCSLSP; translated from the exons ATGGAGAGGCATGTTTATTTTGTTCTTCTGCTGGTGGTAACAG TACACCAAGTCAGAGGtgaccatcatcatcatcatcatcatcatgactGCCATGATCATGATTGCGATCTTGTGAATGCAGCTATAGAAAACATTGGCATGTATTTTGACAGACATCTGTGTCATACTTTCAAACATGTGCAGTGTGCGAATCATATTCTACCTTCTGATGAACAAGTCTGTGCATCAGACGGACACACATACGATAATCA TTGTCGTTTCGCAAAAGCTCGATGCAGAGTGGTAATCCATGGCACTTACGTAAATCACATGCTTACAAACCCCCTTACAATAGCAAgatatggaccttgtgtcacGAGTTCCTTCAGTTCTAAGACTTCCACAACACAATCTACCTCCGGTTCGCCAACGATGACTGCAATTTCATCTGGAAGCGGAAGTATAAGTAAACAGACTTTAGTCCCCACACAGCCATCTGCAACGACGTCTACATTATCAGCCTTCACTACTTCCTCAACAGCGATGTCTGTACAGAGTATTCTTGGCTCCGTCTTCTGCCAATATAAGGGATCCGTTGACTGTGGACAAAACCTAAGCGTTGTCTGCGGCTCAGATGGAAAGTTCTATCCCAATAT gtgCGAACTCCTGAAGGAGCAGTGCGTTGATCCCATGCTTAGAGAAGACACGGACGTTACGCACTGTAGTCTGTCTCCATGA
- the LOC128547570 gene encoding uncharacterized protein K02A2.6-like — MVGAGKTTAEQRARQLEDSDIKPVLEAKEEGKKPVKERTNTMSRYSRHYLLLWDQLKVADGVLVKEFVKRDGLGTYGLVIVPEKVKGEILQSMHGGLLAGHMGTKKTKAKILQRWGCPVSILSDQGRTYESKVFQELCRLLGVKKVRTSVRNPRCNGQVERFNRTLVRMIRAYLQGVQEDWDLNLGCLAGAYRATPNEVTKLTPNLLTMGREERLPAELVFGSTTNKSEVPVTSYGDYVDGIRSKMNHAHDIAMKHLQKSAARSHDIYDKRMLVNNYEKGDLVFS, encoded by the exons ATGGTAGGAGCAGGGAAAACAACAGCAGAACAGAGAGCGAGACAGCTTGAAGACTCAGACATAAAGCCAGTTCTCGAGGCCAAGGAGGAGGGCAAAAAGCCTGTGAAGGAACGGACAAACACTATGAGCCGATATTCTAGACATTACCTTCTGTTGTGGGACCAGCTGAAAGTAGCAGATGGTGTGCTTGTGAAGGAATTCGTAAAGAGAGATGGGTTAGGAACATATGGACTAGTAATTGTACCAGAAAAGGTGAAAGGAGAGATACTACAGTCTATGCATGGGGGACTATTGGCAGGTCACATGGGAACAAAGAAAACTAAGGCTAAAATTCTCCAAAG GTGGGGATGTCCAGTATCAATCCTGAGTGACCAAGGCCGGACATATGAGAGTAAAGTCTTTCAAGAGTTGTGCAGATTGCTAGGGGTAAAGAAAGTGCGGACAAGTGTGCGAAATCCGAGATGCAACGGACAAGTCGAAAGATTTAACCGGACACTAGTCCGCATGATCAGAGCCTACCTTCAGGGAGTGCAAGAAGACTGGGACTTGAACCTAGGATGTTTGGCCGGAGCATACAGGGCGACACCGAACGAGGTCACAAAGCTGACTCCGAATTTGCTAACGATGGGAAGAGAAGAGCGACTCCCGGCAGAGCTTGTGTTTGGCAGTACCACCAATAAGTCTGAAGTACCAGTGACCAGCTATGGTGACTATGTTGATGGTATCCGGTCAAAGATGAACCATGCCCATGACATAGCCATGAAGCACTTACAGAAGTCAGCTGCCCGAAGCCATGACATATATGACAAAAGGATGTTGGTGAATAACTACGAGAAGGGTGATTTAGTGTTTAGCTGA